A genomic segment from Luteibacter aegosomatis encodes:
- a CDS encoding FmdB family zinc ribbon protein, producing the protein MPIYEFQCQACGHRFDRLQKISDPDPTVCPNCGEPRVGRMLSAPQFRLAGGGWYETDFKKDGDKKRNLADNGSSAPAPAPAPAPAPSSSSDT; encoded by the coding sequence ATGCCTATCTACGAATTCCAGTGCCAGGCCTGCGGCCACCGCTTCGATCGCCTGCAGAAGATCTCCGATCCCGATCCCACCGTGTGTCCGAACTGCGGCGAGCCTCGCGTGGGCCGTATGCTGAGCGCCCCCCAGTTCCGCCTGGCCGGTGGCGGCTGGTACGAGACGGACTTCAAGAAAGACGGCGACAAGAAGCGCAACCTGGCCGACAACGGTTCGTCCGCGCCCGCTCCCGCACCGGCGCCGGCGCCGGCCCCGTCAAGTTCCTCCGACACGTAA
- a CDS encoding TonB-dependent receptor — MIVTPGYAQEATSPPQAGEARQLDQVVVTGTRTTTRTEASSLSPIDVLTPRDLTSTGSPELATALARLLPSLDFPRPAINDGNDAIRPASLRGLSPDATLVLVDGKRYHTSALVNYNASVGRGSAPADLNSIPISAIDHIEVLRDGAAAQYGSDAIAGVINIVLKHGAAEGSNTITANGGIMDKGDGATNGIDGSVGVDLGGKGTDAKGWLRVAWNYQNTMNTNRAAPLSLFTPEEAADGNIAHQRYGDPAVKTYQALTNFQYAVAHNVDVYGVLSLSRRDVTSNGYYRGATNARNVPEVYPDGFLPQIVNHTNDSTAILGIKGTTDGGWRWDASGNYGINSLVFDVAHSINTNLYYSTGQSPTYFNAGTFKNSQALANVDIGKDFSVGWLPNPLTLAFGAEYRKEKYQIDAGDPDSYYFNQTTLIPGTDTPYAGGAQVFPGLSPSAAGSFTRHSEAAYVDLETDVTDRFSAGIAGRYEHYSDAGATRSGKVSMRYQFTPDFALRGTVSNGFRAPSLAQQNYQSVVTIIDPSTGQLAQTGTYRTSDPAAVALGAKALKPEKSFNYGLGAVWEPIANLSATLDVYQIRIWNQILYSDTISLTDPVLAAYFNSVVPGQQVTAVQYFANAATTRTRGADLVVNYRIPTTNAGEFNLMASGNYNKVKVLDVAATPAILQANSSEGIELFGRSSQGLLTKATPRTKYVLGGDWSLGGFHAHADLTRYGAVTRVTTDASTDQTFAARWLLNTSAGYTLDAWSFTLGVDNVTNQYPTRVSPTNTGEDYYSGLQYSALSPFGFNGRYYYAKVGFRF, encoded by the coding sequence ATGATCGTAACCCCGGGTTACGCCCAGGAAGCGACTTCGCCGCCCCAGGCGGGCGAGGCACGCCAGCTCGACCAGGTGGTCGTGACCGGCACCCGCACGACGACTCGCACGGAAGCCAGCTCGCTATCGCCCATCGACGTGCTCACCCCACGGGACCTCACGTCCACCGGCAGCCCGGAACTGGCCACGGCGCTCGCCCGGCTCCTGCCGTCGCTCGACTTCCCGCGCCCGGCGATCAACGACGGCAACGACGCGATACGCCCGGCCAGCCTGCGCGGCCTGTCGCCGGACGCGACCCTGGTGCTCGTCGACGGCAAGCGTTACCACACCTCGGCGCTGGTCAATTACAACGCATCCGTCGGCCGCGGCTCGGCGCCGGCGGACCTGAACTCGATCCCCATCTCGGCCATCGACCATATCGAGGTCCTGCGCGACGGCGCCGCGGCGCAATACGGCTCCGACGCCATCGCCGGCGTGATCAACATCGTGCTGAAACACGGCGCCGCGGAGGGATCGAACACCATCACCGCCAACGGCGGCATCATGGACAAGGGCGACGGCGCGACCAACGGCATCGACGGCTCGGTGGGCGTCGACCTGGGCGGCAAAGGGACCGACGCCAAGGGCTGGCTGCGCGTGGCGTGGAATTACCAGAACACCATGAACACCAACCGCGCGGCCCCCCTTAGCCTGTTCACCCCGGAAGAGGCGGCCGACGGCAATATCGCGCACCAGCGTTACGGCGACCCGGCGGTGAAGACGTACCAGGCGCTGACGAACTTCCAGTACGCCGTGGCGCACAACGTGGACGTGTACGGCGTGCTCAGCCTGAGCCGGCGCGACGTGACCTCGAACGGCTATTACCGCGGCGCCACGAACGCCCGCAACGTGCCCGAGGTGTACCCCGACGGCTTCCTTCCGCAGATCGTCAACCACACCAACGACAGCACCGCCATCCTCGGCATCAAGGGCACGACGGACGGCGGCTGGCGCTGGGACGCCTCGGGCAACTACGGCATCAACTCGCTCGTTTTCGACGTCGCCCACAGCATCAACACCAACCTCTACTACTCTACCGGCCAGTCGCCGACGTACTTCAACGCGGGTACCTTCAAGAACTCGCAGGCGCTCGCCAACGTCGACATCGGCAAGGACTTCAGCGTGGGCTGGCTACCCAATCCGCTGACGCTCGCGTTCGGCGCCGAGTACCGCAAGGAGAAGTACCAGATCGACGCGGGCGACCCGGATTCCTACTACTTCAACCAGACCACGCTGATTCCGGGCACCGACACCCCGTACGCGGGCGGCGCGCAGGTGTTCCCCGGCCTGTCGCCCTCCGCCGCGGGAAGCTTCACCCGCCACAGCGAGGCGGCCTACGTCGATCTCGAAACCGACGTCACCGACCGCTTCTCCGCCGGCATCGCCGGGCGTTACGAGCATTACAGCGATGCGGGCGCGACCCGTTCGGGCAAGGTCTCGATGCGTTACCAGTTCACGCCGGATTTCGCGTTGCGCGGCACGGTCTCCAACGGCTTCCGCGCCCCGTCGCTCGCGCAGCAGAATTACCAGTCCGTCGTGACGATCATCGACCCCAGCACGGGGCAGCTCGCGCAGACCGGCACGTACCGTACGTCCGATCCGGCCGCGGTCGCCCTCGGCGCGAAGGCGCTCAAACCGGAGAAATCCTTCAACTACGGCCTCGGTGCCGTATGGGAACCGATCGCGAACCTGAGCGCCACGCTGGACGTGTACCAGATCCGCATCTGGAACCAGATCCTCTACTCCGACACGATCAGCCTCACCGATCCGGTGCTCGCCGCGTACTTCAACAGCGTGGTTCCCGGCCAGCAGGTCACGGCCGTCCAGTACTTCGCCAATGCGGCGACCACGCGCACGCGCGGCGCGGACCTGGTGGTGAACTACCGCATACCCACCACGAACGCCGGCGAGTTCAACCTGATGGCCAGCGGCAACTACAACAAGGTGAAAGTGCTGGACGTGGCCGCCACCCCGGCCATCCTGCAGGCGAACTCGTCGGAGGGCATCGAGCTGTTCGGCCGCTCGAGCCAGGGCCTGCTGACCAAGGCCACGCCACGCACCAAGTACGTCCTCGGCGGCGACTGGTCGCTCGGCGGCTTCCATGCGCACGCGGACCTCACCCGCTACGGCGCGGTCACGCGCGTGACGACCGACGCGTCGACGGACCAGACGTTCGCCGCGCGGTGGCTGCTGAACACGTCGGCGGGTTACACGCTCGACGCGTGGAGCTTCACGCTGGGCGTCGACAACGTGACCAACCAGTACCCGACGCGCGTGAGCCCGACCAACACCGGCGAGGATTATTACAGCGGCCTGCAGTACTCGGCGCTGTCGCCCTTCGGGTTCAACGGCCGGTATTACTACGCGAAGGTCGGCTTCCGGTTCTGA
- a CDS encoding YebC/PmpR family DNA-binding transcriptional regulator: MGRGPSIEGRKNAEDAKRAKVFTKLIREITIATRGGVPDPAGNPRLRAAVDKALAANMTKDTIERAIKRGSGADGGADMHEIRYEGYGPAGTALIIDCVTDNQTRTVADVRAALTKLGGNMGTTNSVAFQFTRVGQVVVHTGGDADVEAKLEEAAIENNAEDIVIENGIGTVLLAADPIAVEAMRKALAAAGFEIDGSDVVMRPNGPLVTPTGEALEQFQKLLARLDSLDDVDEVYHNAILPQEADDE, translated from the coding sequence ATGGGTAGAGGCCCGTCCATCGAAGGTCGCAAGAACGCCGAAGACGCCAAGCGCGCCAAGGTGTTCACCAAGCTGATCCGCGAAATCACCATCGCCACGCGTGGCGGCGTGCCCGACCCGGCCGGCAACCCGCGCCTGCGCGCGGCCGTCGACAAGGCCCTGGCCGCCAACATGACCAAGGACACCATCGAGCGCGCCATCAAGCGCGGCTCGGGTGCCGACGGCGGCGCCGACATGCACGAGATCCGCTACGAGGGTTACGGCCCGGCGGGCACCGCGCTCATCATCGACTGCGTCACCGACAACCAGACCCGCACCGTCGCCGACGTGCGCGCGGCGCTCACCAAGCTGGGCGGCAACATGGGCACCACCAATTCGGTGGCGTTCCAGTTCACCCGCGTGGGCCAGGTGGTGGTGCACACCGGCGGCGACGCCGACGTGGAGGCGAAGCTCGAAGAGGCCGCCATCGAGAACAACGCCGAAGACATCGTCATCGAGAACGGCATCGGCACGGTGCTGCTCGCCGCCGATCCGATCGCGGTGGAAGCCATGCGCAAGGCACTGGCCGCCGCCGGTTTCGAGATCGACGGCTCCGACGTGGTGATGCGCCCGAACGGCCCGCTGGTCACGCCCACGGGCGAAGCCCTCGAACAGTTCCAGAAGCTGCTGGCCCGCCTGGACAGCCTCGACGACGTCGACGAGGTGTACCACAACGCCATCCTTCCGCAGGAAGCGGACGACGAGTGA
- a CDS encoding potassium transporter Kup, whose product MGMTHEEELRNAHGRKLATLALGAIGVVFGDIGTSPLYTMKETLGTHGMTPQPEAVLGVLSLIFWSLLMVISLKYVTFVMRADNKGEGGIMALMALAQRSVSGSPRARWVLAAIGIFGASLFYGDGVITPAMSVLSAVEGLEVAAPTLDTYVLPICLVILLVLFAIQRHGTNLVGKAFAPVMVVWFLVLAVLGMRQIMAHPQVLYALDPRHAVSFFMSHGKQAFIALGGVVLALTGGEALYADMGHFGKKPIRYAWFFFVLPALLINYFGQGALLLHDQTAIENPFYKLVPENLLYPMIALATAAAVIASQAVISGAFSMTREAMSLGYSPRMAVVHTSREMSGQIFVPWINRLLLVLVVLAVLGFRSSNNLGAAYGIAVTGTMTMTTLLALVVAKRRWNWHWSAVITVGVIFLITDLAFFGANALKIAHGGWFPLVLGVVIFTVMTTWRRGRDLVVREIKQSGLALEPFVANISDHPPLRVPGTAVFLTANQNSVPHAMLHNLKHNKVLHERNVLLTVEMLETPVADYDERMELIEYGGGFYGLQLRYGFAEDPNIPLSLSRASSLGIDFDMMDTTFFLSRETIVADVRRPGMALWRDKLFAFLARNALPATAFFQIPGNRLIELGAQVEI is encoded by the coding sequence ATGGGCATGACCCACGAGGAAGAGCTGCGCAACGCGCACGGCAGGAAGCTCGCCACGCTCGCCCTGGGCGCCATCGGCGTCGTGTTCGGCGACATCGGTACCAGTCCGCTCTACACCATGAAGGAAACCCTCGGCACGCACGGGATGACCCCGCAACCCGAGGCCGTGCTCGGCGTGCTCTCGCTGATCTTCTGGTCGTTGCTGATGGTGATCTCGCTCAAGTACGTCACCTTCGTGATGCGCGCCGACAACAAGGGGGAGGGCGGCATCATGGCGCTCATGGCCCTGGCCCAGCGCAGCGTCAGCGGCTCGCCCCGGGCGCGTTGGGTGCTGGCCGCCATCGGCATCTTCGGTGCCTCCCTGTTCTACGGCGACGGCGTGATCACCCCGGCCATGTCGGTGCTCTCGGCGGTGGAAGGCCTGGAGGTCGCGGCGCCCACGCTCGATACCTACGTGCTGCCCATCTGCCTGGTGATCCTGCTGGTGCTGTTCGCCATCCAGCGGCATGGCACCAATCTGGTGGGCAAGGCGTTCGCGCCGGTGATGGTGGTGTGGTTCCTCGTGCTGGCCGTGCTCGGCATGCGCCAGATCATGGCGCATCCGCAGGTGCTGTACGCGCTCGATCCGCGCCACGCGGTGAGCTTCTTCATGTCGCACGGCAAGCAGGCCTTCATCGCCCTCGGTGGCGTGGTGCTGGCGCTCACCGGCGGCGAGGCGCTCTATGCCGACATGGGCCACTTCGGCAAGAAGCCCATTCGCTACGCGTGGTTCTTCTTCGTGCTGCCCGCGTTGCTGATCAACTATTTCGGCCAGGGCGCGCTGCTGCTGCACGACCAGACCGCCATCGAGAACCCGTTCTACAAGCTGGTGCCCGAGAACCTGCTCTACCCGATGATCGCGCTGGCCACCGCCGCGGCGGTGATCGCGTCGCAGGCGGTCATTTCCGGCGCGTTCTCGATGACGCGCGAAGCGATGTCGCTGGGCTACTCGCCGCGCATGGCCGTGGTGCACACCTCGCGCGAAATGTCCGGGCAGATCTTCGTACCGTGGATCAACCGCCTGCTGCTCGTACTGGTGGTGCTGGCCGTGCTCGGCTTCCGCTCGTCGAACAACCTCGGCGCGGCCTACGGCATCGCCGTGACCGGCACGATGACCATGACCACGCTGCTGGCGCTGGTGGTGGCCAAGCGCCGCTGGAACTGGCACTGGTCGGCGGTGATCACCGTGGGCGTGATCTTCCTCATCACCGATCTCGCGTTCTTCGGCGCCAATGCGCTGAAGATCGCCCATGGCGGCTGGTTCCCGCTCGTGCTGGGCGTGGTGATCTTCACCGTGATGACCACCTGGCGCCGTGGTCGCGACCTCGTGGTGCGCGAGATCAAGCAATCCGGTCTCGCGCTCGAACCGTTCGTGGCCAACATCTCCGACCACCCGCCGCTGCGCGTGCCCGGCACGGCCGTGTTCCTCACCGCCAACCAGAATTCCGTGCCGCACGCCATGCTGCACAACCTCAAGCACAACAAGGTGCTGCACGAGCGCAACGTGCTGCTCACCGTCGAGATGCTGGAAACCCCGGTGGCCGATTACGACGAGCGCATGGAGCTCATCGAGTACGGCGGCGGCTTCTACGGCCTGCAATTGCGCTACGGTTTCGCGGAAGACCCGAACATCCCGCTCTCGCTGTCGCGCGCGAGCAGCCTGGGCATCGACTTCGACATGATGGACACCACGTTCTTCCTGTCGCGCGAAACCATCGTGGCGGACGTACGCCGCCCCGGCATGGCCTTGTGGCGCGACAAGCTCTTCGCCTTCCTCGCCCGCAATGCGCTGCCGGCCACGGCGTTTTTCCAGATTCCGGGCAACCGGCTGATCGAGCTGGGCGCGCAGGTCGAGATCTGA
- the aspS gene encoding aspartate--tRNA ligase → MRTHFCGLIDESLIGKDVTLCGWVNTIRLQSHTAFVDLRDHEGIAQIVIERDNAAAFAVAGELGYEYVVKVTGQVRKRISVNDKLKTGTVELLADTVEILNAARDLPFALHETPNEDLRMTYRYLDLRRPEMQHMMRTRTALVRALRRYLDAAGFQDIETPILTKATPEGARDYLVPSRVHPGQFYALPQSPQLFKQILMMAGFDRYYQIARCFRDEDLRADRQPEFTQLDLEFAFVEEHDVQDFVEDLIRHVFREVRGVELDARFPRMTYEEAMRRYGSDKPDLRNPLELVDVADAVKHIEFKVFAEPANDPAGRVAALRVPGGAALSRKEIDGLAEFAGKYGAKGLAWLKVDDLAKGREGINSPVAKFLDDAALEQVLKLTGAADGDIVFFGAGRWKTVTDFMGAVRLKVGRDRGFVENTWKPLWVTDFPMFEYDDEEQRFVALHHPFTAPKVDDIADLRANAAVAVSRGYDMVLNGNEIGGGSIRIHRPEMQSAVFDLLGIGAEEAEAKFGFLLKALRLGAPPHGGLAFGIDRIAALMAGTESIRDVIAFPKTTSAQDLMTDAPSPVSEPQLKELHVRVAAEPPKA, encoded by the coding sequence ATGCGCACCCATTTTTGCGGCCTCATCGACGAGTCGCTGATCGGCAAGGACGTGACCCTCTGCGGCTGGGTCAACACCATTCGCCTCCAGAGCCACACGGCCTTCGTCGATCTCCGCGACCATGAGGGCATCGCCCAGATCGTGATCGAGCGCGACAACGCCGCCGCCTTCGCCGTCGCGGGCGAACTGGGCTACGAATACGTGGTGAAGGTCACCGGCCAGGTCCGCAAGCGCATCTCGGTCAACGACAAGCTCAAGACCGGCACCGTCGAATTGCTGGCCGACACCGTCGAGATCCTCAACGCCGCGCGCGACCTGCCGTTCGCGCTGCACGAGACGCCCAACGAGGACCTGCGGATGACCTACCGCTACCTCGACCTGCGCCGTCCCGAGATGCAGCACATGATGCGCACGCGCACCGCGCTGGTCCGCGCCCTGCGCCGCTACCTCGATGCCGCCGGCTTCCAGGACATCGAAACCCCGATCCTCACCAAGGCCACGCCCGAGGGCGCGCGCGACTACCTGGTGCCCAGCCGCGTGCACCCGGGTCAGTTCTACGCGCTGCCGCAGTCGCCGCAGCTGTTCAAGCAGATCCTGATGATGGCGGGCTTCGACCGCTACTACCAGATCGCCCGCTGCTTCCGCGACGAAGACCTCCGCGCCGACCGCCAGCCGGAATTCACCCAGCTCGACCTCGAGTTCGCGTTCGTCGAAGAGCACGACGTGCAGGACTTCGTCGAAGACCTCATCCGCCACGTGTTCCGCGAAGTGCGCGGCGTGGAACTCGACGCGCGCTTCCCGCGCATGACCTACGAAGAGGCGATGCGCCGCTACGGTTCCGACAAGCCCGACCTGCGCAACCCGCTGGAACTGGTCGACGTGGCCGATGCCGTCAAGCACATCGAATTCAAGGTGTTCGCCGAGCCGGCCAACGACCCGGCCGGTCGCGTGGCCGCGTTGCGCGTGCCCGGCGGCGCCGCGCTGTCGCGCAAGGAGATCGACGGCCTCGCCGAATTCGCCGGCAAGTACGGCGCGAAGGGCCTGGCCTGGCTCAAGGTCGACGACCTCGCCAAGGGGCGCGAGGGCATCAACTCGCCGGTGGCCAAGTTCCTCGACGATGCCGCGCTCGAACAGGTGCTGAAGCTCACCGGTGCCGCCGACGGCGACATCGTGTTCTTCGGCGCGGGCCGCTGGAAGACCGTCACCGACTTCATGGGCGCCGTGCGCCTGAAGGTCGGCCGCGATCGCGGTTTCGTCGAGAACACCTGGAAGCCGCTGTGGGTCACCGACTTCCCCATGTTCGAATACGACGACGAAGAACAGCGTTTCGTCGCGCTCCATCATCCGTTCACCGCGCCCAAGGTCGACGACATCGCCGACCTGCGCGCCAACGCCGCCGTCGCGGTGAGCCGCGGCTACGACATGGTGCTCAACGGCAACGAGATCGGCGGCGGCTCCATCCGCATCCACCGTCCGGAGATGCAGAGCGCGGTGTTCGACCTGCTCGGCATCGGCGCGGAAGAGGCCGAGGCCAAGTTCGGCTTCCTGCTCAAGGCGCTGCGCCTGGGCGCGCCGCCCCACGGCGGCCTGGCCTTCGGCATCGACCGCATCGCCGCCCTCATGGCCGGCACCGAGTCGATCCGCGACGTCATCGCCTTCCCGAAGACCACCAGCGCGCAGGATCTGATGACCGACGCGCCGTCGCCGGTGTCCGAGCCGCAGCTGAAGGAACTGCACGTGCGGGTGGCCGCGGAGCCGCCGAAGGCCTGA
- a CDS encoding esterase/lipase family protein, with the protein MNALPPVDVLLLHGLWMRGFAMAMLHRRLRDEGFRVHQFEYMSVAAPPEQAIERLRRRIRGLGPGPVHVVGHSLGGILALLACRDDDLPNGRIVCLGSPLNGSGAARGLTHSWGGDMLLGRSRELLEHGLDRWDGHREVGMIAGRQPVGLGSLIGELGDQHDGTVGVEETRLPGLAAHCVLETSHTGMLVSADVARQVAVFLREGRFDLA; encoded by the coding sequence ATGAATGCCCTGCCTCCCGTCGACGTCCTCCTGCTCCACGGCCTGTGGATGCGCGGGTTCGCGATGGCGATGCTCCACCGCCGGCTGCGTGACGAGGGATTCCGCGTCCACCAGTTCGAATACATGAGCGTGGCCGCGCCGCCGGAACAGGCCATCGAGCGCCTGCGCCGGCGCATCCGTGGACTGGGCCCCGGTCCGGTCCACGTGGTGGGGCATAGCCTGGGTGGCATCCTGGCCTTGCTGGCCTGTCGCGACGACGACCTTCCCAACGGCCGCATCGTCTGCCTGGGCTCGCCGCTCAACGGCAGCGGCGCGGCGCGGGGGCTGACCCACAGCTGGGGTGGCGACATGCTGCTGGGCCGCTCGCGCGAACTGCTCGAACATGGGCTCGACCGTTGGGACGGTCATCGCGAGGTCGGCATGATCGCCGGGCGCCAGCCCGTGGGCCTGGGTTCCCTCATCGGCGAGCTGGGCGATCAGCACGACGGGACGGTGGGCGTGGAAGAAACCCGGCTGCCCGGGCTGGCCGCCCATTGCGTGCTGGAAACCAGCCACACCGGGATGCTGGTATCGGCCGACGTCGCCCGGCAGGTGGCGGTTTTCCTCAGGGAAGGGCGTTTCGACCTCGCTTGA
- the ruvA gene encoding Holliday junction branch migration protein RuvA, whose product MIGRLRGTLISKQPPSLLIEVGGVGYEVDAPMSTIYDLPATGKEVILLTHYAVKEDGVSLYGFLREAERAMFRHLLKVSGIGAKIALAVLSGVATDELSRLVHAGDVVALTKIPGIGKKTAERMVVELRDRVDAVGVRLPVSAVGEPVPADPAGEATVALQQLGYKPPEAIRLVAKVAADGDSAEAIIRKALRAALGS is encoded by the coding sequence ATGATCGGCCGCCTGCGTGGCACTCTCATAAGCAAACAACCGCCGTCGCTCCTCATCGAGGTGGGTGGCGTCGGTTACGAGGTCGACGCCCCCATGTCGACCATCTACGACCTGCCGGCCACCGGCAAGGAAGTGATCCTGCTCACCCATTACGCGGTGAAGGAAGACGGCGTGTCGCTCTACGGTTTCCTTCGCGAAGCCGAGCGCGCCATGTTCCGTCACCTGCTCAAGGTGAGCGGCATCGGCGCGAAGATCGCCTTGGCCGTGCTCTCGGGCGTGGCCACCGACGAACTCTCGCGCCTGGTGCACGCGGGTGACGTGGTCGCCCTCACCAAGATCCCGGGCATCGGCAAGAAGACCGCCGAACGCATGGTGGTGGAGTTGCGTGACCGCGTCGACGCGGTAGGCGTGCGCCTGCCGGTGTCCGCGGTGGGCGAGCCGGTGCCCGCCGATCCCGCGGGCGAGGCCACGGTGGCCTTGCAACAACTGGGCTACAAGCCGCCCGAAGCCATCCGCCTGGTCGCCAAGGTGGCCGCCGACGGCGATTCGGCCGAAGCCATCATCCGCAAGGCGCTGCGCGCCGCGCTGGGGAGTTGA
- a CDS encoding DUF3011 domain-containing protein, with amino-acid sequence MRAFLGGVAVAAMAFAMGAVSLPAQAQRYGGGDTRDCGSSDGRRGECRVGWRDARLIRQDSKAACIRGRTWDIDRGVLWVDDGCRGIFAEAGGWGGDRPGWGGGRPGGGWGGGRYQEVDCGSRDGKRGFCPVDTRGGVRLVRQNSDARCQEGYSWGATRDGIWVDRGCRGIFGVGGR; translated from the coding sequence ATGCGCGCATTTCTTGGTGGGGTCGCCGTGGCGGCGATGGCGTTCGCGATGGGAGCGGTGTCGCTCCCGGCACAGGCCCAGCGCTATGGTGGCGGCGATACCCGCGACTGCGGCAGCAGCGATGGCCGCCGCGGCGAATGCCGAGTCGGCTGGCGCGATGCCCGCCTGATCCGGCAGGACTCCAAGGCGGCCTGCATCCGTGGCCGCACGTGGGACATCGACCGCGGCGTCCTTTGGGTCGACGACGGTTGCCGTGGCATCTTCGCCGAGGCCGGCGGCTGGGGCGGCGACCGCCCGGGATGGGGTGGCGGACGTCCCGGCGGCGGTTGGGGTGGCGGTCGCTACCAGGAAGTCGATTGCGGCAGCCGCGACGGCAAGCGTGGATTCTGCCCCGTCGACACGCGCGGCGGCGTGCGTCTGGTCCGCCAGAACTCCGACGCCCGCTGCCAGGAAGGCTACAGCTGGGGAGCCACGCGCGACGGCATCTGGGTCGACCGCGGCTGCCGCGGCATCTTCGGCGTAGGCGGTCGCTGA
- the ruvC gene encoding crossover junction endodeoxyribonuclease RuvC, translating to MTRILGIDPGSQRTGVGVIDVADNGALTHVWHGALMVAGEDTFPLRLKRIFDELCAIIGAHGPAEAAIERVFMARNADSALKLGQARGAAVCAVVSQGIVVHEYAATEVKQAVVGTGRADKTQVQHMIGMILGIKGPLQADAADALAIAIAHAHTRSSIQRVGIPRTAWRRRR from the coding sequence ATGACCCGCATCCTCGGCATCGACCCGGGCAGCCAGCGCACGGGCGTCGGCGTGATCGACGTGGCGGACAACGGCGCGCTCACCCACGTGTGGCACGGTGCGCTGATGGTGGCGGGGGAAGACACCTTCCCCCTGCGCCTGAAACGCATCTTTGACGAACTCTGCGCCATCATCGGCGCGCACGGTCCGGCCGAGGCCGCGATCGAGCGCGTCTTCATGGCGCGCAACGCGGATTCGGCCCTCAAGCTGGGCCAGGCGCGCGGCGCGGCCGTATGTGCGGTGGTCAGCCAGGGAATCGTGGTGCACGAATACGCAGCGACCGAGGTGAAACAGGCGGTGGTCGGTACCGGCCGTGCCGACAAGACCCAGGTCCAGCACATGATCGGGATGATCCTCGGCATCAAGGGTCCGCTTCAGGCGGACGCGGCCGACGCGCTGGCGATCGCCATCGCCCACGCGCACACCCGTTCCAGCATCCAACGCGTGGGCATCCCGCGCACGGCATGGAGACGTCGCCGATGA